The Miscanthus floridulus cultivar M001 chromosome 7, ASM1932011v1, whole genome shotgun sequence genome includes a region encoding these proteins:
- the LOC136462908 gene encoding gallate 1-beta-glucosyltransferase 84A24-like: MGEEAAAAPTTVAAGSSPPHLLLICFPGQGHVNPMLRLAKRIAAKGLLVTFSSVSTVGAKLAASAGVSAGGDGVPVGRGRVRFEFLDDEDPGPDLDDLMRHLAKDGPPAFAKLLARQARDGRPVACVVVNPFMPWAADVAADAGIPSAVLWVQSCAVFSLYYHHVHGLVEFPREDDPDARFTLPGLPEMSVAEVPSFLLPSNRYKLLVDAIIAQFRTIGRASWVLVNSFTELERDVAAALPGVTPRPPELIPVGPLIEDDGSDGAVRGDLMKAADDCVEWLDAQAPRSVVYASVGSVVLLNAEEVGEMAHGLAATGRPFLWVVRPDTREHLPEGFLDAVAGRGTVVPWSPQDRVLAHPSTACFLTHCGWNSTLETIAAGVPVVAFPQWGDQCTDAKFLVEELRMGVRLRGGPLRRDAVREAVDAAVAGPEADAMLASARRWSAAAREAVAPGGSSDAHVQAFVDEVARRACGVQAAKVVPPSLTPAS, encoded by the coding sequence ATGGGAGAGGAAGCAGCGGCCGCGCCCACCACCGTGGCAGCAGGGAGCTCCCCGCCGCACCTGCTCCTGATCTGCTTCCCGGGGCAGGGCCACGTGAACCCGATGCTCCGCCTGGCGAAGCGCATCGCGGCCAAGGGCCTCCTGGTGACCTTCTCCTCGGTCTCCACCGTCGGCGCGAAGCTGGCCGCGTCCGCGGGCGTGTCGGCGGGCGGCGACGGCGTGCCGGTGGGGCGGGGCCGCGTCCGGTTCGAGTTCCTGGACGACGAGGACCCCGGCCCCGACCTGGACGACCTGATGCGGCACCTCGCCAAGGACGGGCCGCCGGCGTTCGCGAAGCTGCTCGCGCGGCAGGCGCGGGATGGCAGGCCCGTGGCGTGCGTGGTGGTGAACCCGTTCATGCCGTGGGCGGCCGACGTGGCCGCCGATGCCGGGATCCCGTCCGCGGTGCTGTGGGTGCAGTCGTGCGCGGTGTTCTCGCTCTACTACCACCACGTGCACGGCCTCGTGGAGTTCCCGCGCGAGGACGACCCCGACGCGCGGTTCACGCTGCCGGGCCTCCCCGAGATGTCCGTCGCCGAAGTGCCGTCGTTCCTGCTCCCGTCCAACCGGTACAAGCTGCTGGTGGACGCGATCATCGCGCAGTTCCGCACCATCGGCCGCGCGTCGTGGGTGCTCGTCAACTCCTTCACGGAGCTGGAGCGCGACGTGGCGGCGGCGCTCCCTGGCGTGACTCCGCGCCCGCCGGAGCTCATCCCCGTGGGCCCGCTCATCGAGGACGACGGCAGCGACGGCGCGGTGCGCGGCGACCTGATGAAGGCCGCGGACGACTGCGTGGAGTGGCTGGACGCGCAGGCGCCGCGCTCCGTGGTGTACGCGTCGGTGGGCAGCGTGGTGCTGCTCAACGCGGAGGAGGTGGGCGAGATGGCGCACGGGCTCGCCGCCACGGGGCGTCCCTTCCTGTGGGTCGTCCGGCCCGACACCCGGGAGCACCTCCCGGAGGGGTTCCTGGACGCCGTGGCCGGGCGCGGCACGGTGGTGCCGTGGAGCCCCCAGGACCGCGTGCTGGCGCACCCGTCCACCGCCTGCTTCCTCACGCACTGCGGCTGGAACTCCACCCTGGAGACCATCGCGGCGGGCGTGCCCGTCGTGGCGTTCCCGCAGTGGGGCGACCAGTGCACGGACGCCAAGTTCCTGGTGGAGGAGCTCAGGATGGGGGTCCGCCTCCGCGGCGGGCCGCTGCGGCGGGACGCCGTGCGGGAGGCGGTGGACGCCGCCGTGGCCGGGCCCGAGGCAGACGCCATGCTCGCCAGCGCCAGGAGGTGGAGCGCCGCTGCGCGGGAGGCCGTCGCGCCCGGCGGGTCCTCGGACGCGCACGTCCAGGCGTTCGTGGACGAGGTGGCACGGCGTGCGTGTGGCGTGCAAGCGGCTAAGGTCGTGCCGCCGTCGTTGACTCCTGCTAGTTGA